The following proteins come from a genomic window of Panicum hallii strain FIL2 chromosome 8, PHallii_v3.1, whole genome shotgun sequence:
- the LOC112902121 gene encoding uncharacterized protein LOC112902121 isoform X1, with translation MADIALGSLERIIKVALKIKKAVRTVQQNEEECQALEKEVAIVIAILSPLQVMRAVTPAMTLALMGLEENIDSALELVRKCQEKHTFVHRLVTANDMARQLARVKADIHGNVTMCTFAITGQLAITVEYRTVTAHLLQLHQDAGKLDMPYNGHARSGVNSEIAMSATGSEVPYAPISGITELTFSKLEATTQNISWGNLAGGGIKQMIVIKIQMTGNKARCTAMELAAGADGVISTGIAGDMRDRLKVVGHGLDAVRLVQCLRMELGHAEILQVEGVKAKEARPEPVVVVNTEEARPADDGIRAIFTKLLSKFMWSRTRGSISRPPLPPAASSAPRSHLSSDVSPSSTAVSAASPPYRAAARRDVDGAPSTCPGSA, from the exons ATGGCCGACATCGCACTGGGCAGCTTGGAGAGGATCATCAAAGTTGCACTCAAGATCAAGAAAGCCGTGAGGACGGTCCAGCAGAACGAGGAGGAGTGCCAAGCTCTTGAGAAGGAGGTGGCCATAGTCATCGCCATCCTGTCGCCGCTGCAGGTGATGAGGGCGGTGACCCCGGCGATGACCTTAGCTCTGATGGGTCTGGAGGAGAACATCGATAGCGCCCTCGAGCTCGTCAGAAAGTGCCAGGAGAAGCACACCTTCGTGCACCGTCTCGTCACGGCGAATGACATGGCTAGGCAGCTGGCTCGGGTGAAGGCCGATATACACGGGAATGTCACCATGTGTACCTTCGCCATCACCGGTCAGCTGGCCATCACTGTGGAGTACCGCACCGTTACTGCTCATCTTCTTCAGCTACATCAG GACGCTGGGAAGCTGGATATGCCATACAACGGTCATGCCAG ATCTGGCGTCAACAGCGAGATAGCAATGTCTGCGACAGGAAGCGAGGTGCCCTATGCTCCCATATCGG GAATAACAGAGCTTACTTTTTCCAAGTTGGAGGCAACTACACAGAACATTTCGTGGGGAAACCTCGCCGGAGGAGGAATAAAG CAAATGATTGTAATCAAGATTCAGATGACCGGCAACAAGGCACGTTGTACGGCTATGGAGTTAGCCGCCGGGGCTGACG GAGTAATATCGACTGGGATAGCAGGCGACATGAGGGACAGGCTGAAGGTGGTCGGCCACGGCCTGGACGCCGTCCGCCTTGTGCAATGCCTGCGCATGGAGTTGGGCCACGCGGAAATCCTGCAGGTGGAGGGGGTCAAGGCCAAAGAGGCACGGCCGGagccggtggtggtggtgaacaCCGAAGAGGCGCGGCCGGCAGACGACGGAATCCGGGCAATTTTTACCAAATTGTTGTCCAAATTCATGTGGTCGCGCACTCGAGGAAGTATTTCTCGTCCACCACTGCCGCCGGCTGCATCGAGTGCCCCGCGCTCCCATCTCTCCTCGGATGTGTCGCCGTCCTCCACAGCCGTCAGCGCGGCCTCGCCGCCCTACAGGGCGGCGGCCCGGCGCGACGTCGACGGCGCACCTTCAACATGTCCAGGGTCCGCCTGA
- the LOC112902121 gene encoding uncharacterized protein LOC112902121 isoform X2 has protein sequence MADIALGSLERIIKVALKIKKAVRTVQQNEEECQALEKEVAIVIAILSPLQVMRAVTPAMTLALMGLEENIDSALELVRKCQEKHTFVHRLVTANDMARQLARVKADIHGNVTMCTFAITGQLAITVEYRTVTAHLLQLHQQMIVIKIQMTGNKARCTAMELAAGADGVISTGIAGDMRDRLKVVGHGLDAVRLVQCLRMELGHAEILQVEGVKAKEARPEPVVVVNTEEARPADDGIRAIFTKLLSKFMWSRTRGSISRPPLPPAASSAPRSHLSSDVSPSSTAVSAASPPYRAAARRDVDGAPSTCPGSA, from the exons ATGGCCGACATCGCACTGGGCAGCTTGGAGAGGATCATCAAAGTTGCACTCAAGATCAAGAAAGCCGTGAGGACGGTCCAGCAGAACGAGGAGGAGTGCCAAGCTCTTGAGAAGGAGGTGGCCATAGTCATCGCCATCCTGTCGCCGCTGCAGGTGATGAGGGCGGTGACCCCGGCGATGACCTTAGCTCTGATGGGTCTGGAGGAGAACATCGATAGCGCCCTCGAGCTCGTCAGAAAGTGCCAGGAGAAGCACACCTTCGTGCACCGTCTCGTCACGGCGAATGACATGGCTAGGCAGCTGGCTCGGGTGAAGGCCGATATACACGGGAATGTCACCATGTGTACCTTCGCCATCACCGGTCAGCTGGCCATCACTGTGGAGTACCGCACCGTTACTGCTCATCTTCTTCAGCTACATCAG CAAATGATTGTAATCAAGATTCAGATGACCGGCAACAAGGCACGTTGTACGGCTATGGAGTTAGCCGCCGGGGCTGACG GAGTAATATCGACTGGGATAGCAGGCGACATGAGGGACAGGCTGAAGGTGGTCGGCCACGGCCTGGACGCCGTCCGCCTTGTGCAATGCCTGCGCATGGAGTTGGGCCACGCGGAAATCCTGCAGGTGGAGGGGGTCAAGGCCAAAGAGGCACGGCCGGagccggtggtggtggtgaacaCCGAAGAGGCGCGGCCGGCAGACGACGGAATCCGGGCAATTTTTACCAAATTGTTGTCCAAATTCATGTGGTCGCGCACTCGAGGAAGTATTTCTCGTCCACCACTGCCGCCGGCTGCATCGAGTGCCCCGCGCTCCCATCTCTCCTCGGATGTGTCGCCGTCCTCCACAGCCGTCAGCGCGGCCTCGCCGCCCTACAGGGCGGCGGCCCGGCGCGACGTCGACGGCGCACCTTCAACATGTCCAGGGTCCGCCTGA
- the LOC112902115 gene encoding cold-responsive protein kinase 1-like encodes MADPLASVEKIVKVALAIKDAVKTVRKNKERCREIRKRVLRVSALLKRLQETEMIQDPAMCDALEALEETLTRTHGLIVACQKKNIMCRFCMAGDLAKQLREVKQDISDQMVDGIFAANVNATIILTSIQYVACSLPPTNAEAVENSHCSHSTYDDRCGLMNHSKNNVPVRSVLQSAPFPCLTKFSLSELETATNGFSDQNLIGRGSFVSVYKGVLKDGLVVAIKRSRSSIIFSRDHLYDELNLVSKLQHKNIVKLLGYGYPVIQMVAWAADEKDQAEGRLYFSVEEYMPNGNLEENLEGFGLDWFNRFRIIQGIAHGLNYLHVQHIVHSDLKPSNILLDSHINPKISDFGIARMLDHGDMTTRDVNGLAGTMGYMPPEYIMEGILSTKYDVYSFGVILLEIISSLCSFEPTRRQASVEWAWEVRRVGSIKDIDFLPLCDTSEHEQMKRCMEVGLLCTQLNPADRPSMADVLEMLNGKKEVPAPRKPRYTRRRALQGVRNFALSVPKDVKL; translated from the exons ATGGCCGATCCCCTGGCCAGTGTGGAGAAGATTGTCAAAGTCGCGCTTGCCATCAAGGATGCAGTCAAGACCGTCCGGAAGAATAAGGAGCGGTGCCGTGAGATCAGAAAGCGCGTCCTAAGGGTCAGCGCCCTCCTGAAGCGGCTTCAGGAGACAGAGATGATACAGGACCCGGCGATGTGCGATGCACTGGAGGCGCTCGAGGAGACGCTCACCCGCACCCACGGCCTCATCGTCgcctgccagaagaagaatatCATGTGCCGTTTCTGCATGGCTGGGGACCTGGCCAAGCAGCTGCGCGAAGTAAAGCAGGACATCTCAGATCAAATGGTGGACGGGATCTTCGCTGCCAATGTCAATGCCACAATTATTTTGACAAGTATTCAATATGTGGCTTGCTCTCTGCCCCCAACG AATGCAGAGGCGGTGGAGAACTCACATTGCAGTCATTCAACTTATGATGACAG ATGTGGATTGATGAATCACAGTAAAAACAACGTACCTGTCAGAAGCGTGTTGCAGTCTGCTCCCTTCCCAT GCTTGACAAAGTTCAGTTTGTCAGAGTTGGAGACTGCTACAAATGGATTTTCAGATCAAAACCTCATTGGGCGAGGTAGTTTTGTTAGTGTCTATAAG GGTGTGCTAAAAGACGGTTTAGTGGTCGCCATCAAGAGATCCCGAAGCTCAATTATATTTTCACGGGATCACCTGTATGATGAACTTAATCTTGTTTCAAAGCTTCAGCACAAAAATATAGTTAAACTTCTAGGATATGGGTATCCAGTCATACAAATGGTGGCGTGGGCAGCAGACGAAAAAGATCAAGCTGAAGGGAGGCTATATTTTTCAGTCGAAGAGTACATGCCGAATGGAAACTTGGAGGAAAATTTGGAAG GGTTCGGACTTGATTGGTTTAACCGCTTCCGCATAATCCAGGGGATAGCACATGGCCTAAATTATCTTCATGTGCAACACATTGTCCATTCAGACTTGAAACCAAGCAACATCCTCTTGGATTCTCATATAAATCCAAAGATTAGTGATTTCGGAATAGCTAGAATGTTGGATCATGGTGATATGACCACTCGTGATGTTAACGGCTTAGCTGGCACGAT GGGATATATGCCTCCAGAATATATTATGGAAGGTATTTTGTCAACAAAGTATGACGTGTACAGTTTTGGCGTCATCCTTCTAGAGATCATTAGCAGTTTGTGCAGCTTTGAACCAACTCGTCGCCAAGCTTCAGTTGAATGG GCTTGGGAGGTGCGGCGAGTTGGATCGATAAAGGACATAGACTTTCTGCCCTTGTGTGACACGTCTGAGCACGAGCAGATGAAAAGATGCATGGAGGTCGGACTCTTGTGCACCCAACTTAATCCGGCGGACCGCCCCAGCATGGCGGATGTTCTTGAGATGCTAAATGGGAAGAAAGAGGTGCCGGCCCCAAGGAAGCCGCGGTACACCAGAAGAAGGGCCCTCCAAGGTGTGAGGAATTTCGCGCTAAGCGTGCCAAAAGATGTGAAGTTGTAA